A stretch of the Dyella telluris genome encodes the following:
- the hemN gene encoding oxygen-independent coproporphyrinogen III oxidase has protein sequence MRTPTIVPEFDPVLVARYDVPGPRYTSYPTAPHFHVGFDEAAYRAEAMASNASSSPRPLSLYVHVPFCFSPCFYCGCTRVITRDAARADHYLDVLLREIALTGSLFDRERPVLQLHLGGGTPNFLDAPRMARLVAALEGSFAYRRDGVREYGIEVDPRYADARYVRDLAALGFNRLSVGIQDFDADVQVAVNRIQSVEQTREVIDGAREAGYGSVSVDLIYGLPCQTLDGFRRTLDQVIALAPDRVAVYGYAHLPHLFKAQQQIEDADLPDASTRLALFGEAFRMLCEAGYVYVGMDHFARADDELVRAQRAGTLQRNFQGYSTHGDCDIVGLGVSSISRVGDSYSQNARELVGYEAALAAGQLPVSRGIRLSDDDRVRRALIGELMCHGQLDMPRFGQRHGLRFDEAFAPELEGLAACVDDGLVALDANLIRVTPRGRLLLRNVAMCFDAYLGKAADTPRYSRTI, from the coding sequence ATGCGCACGCCAACCATTGTTCCGGAATTCGATCCAGTCCTCGTTGCCCGTTACGATGTGCCGGGGCCTCGCTACACCAGCTATCCGACGGCGCCTCACTTTCATGTGGGCTTTGACGAAGCGGCCTACCGCGCGGAGGCCATGGCGTCCAACGCGTCATCGTCGCCCAGGCCGCTGTCGCTCTATGTGCATGTACCGTTCTGCTTCAGCCCGTGCTTCTACTGTGGTTGCACACGTGTCATCACACGCGATGCCGCCCGGGCCGACCATTATCTCGACGTGCTCCTGCGCGAAATCGCGCTGACGGGCTCCCTGTTCGATCGCGAACGGCCGGTGCTCCAGCTTCACCTGGGCGGAGGCACGCCGAATTTCCTCGATGCGCCACGCATGGCCCGGCTGGTCGCCGCGCTCGAAGGCAGCTTTGCCTATCGGCGTGATGGTGTGCGCGAGTACGGCATCGAGGTTGATCCCCGTTATGCGGACGCCCGCTATGTGCGCGATCTGGCGGCGCTGGGGTTCAATCGCCTGTCGGTAGGCATCCAGGACTTTGACGCCGACGTGCAGGTGGCGGTCAACCGCATCCAGAGCGTCGAGCAGACCCGTGAAGTGATCGATGGTGCACGGGAGGCGGGGTATGGCTCGGTGAGCGTGGACCTGATCTATGGCCTGCCATGCCAGACGCTGGATGGTTTCCGACGCACGCTGGATCAGGTCATCGCCCTGGCGCCGGATCGGGTGGCGGTTTACGGCTATGCCCACCTGCCGCACCTGTTCAAGGCGCAGCAACAGATTGAGGATGCCGACTTGCCGGATGCTTCCACCCGTCTGGCGCTGTTCGGCGAGGCCTTCCGCATGTTGTGCGAAGCCGGCTACGTGTACGTGGGCATGGATCATTTCGCGCGCGCCGACGATGAGCTGGTGCGTGCGCAACGCGCGGGCACGCTGCAACGCAATTTCCAGGGCTATTCCACGCATGGCGATTGCGACATCGTCGGTCTCGGGGTGAGTTCGATCAGTCGCGTTGGTGACAGTTACAGCCAGAACGCCCGTGAACTGGTCGGTTACGAGGCTGCGCTGGCCGCGGGGCAGCTGCCGGTGAGTCGCGGCATCCGCCTGAGTGACGATGACCGGGTTCGTCGTGCGCTGATCGGTGAACTGATGTGTCACGGCCAGCTCGACATGCCGCGCTTCGGCCAGCGGCATGGGCTGCGCTTTGATGAAGCCTTTGCCCCGGAGCTGGAGGGCCTCGCCGCCTGTGTCGATGACGGCCTGGTGGCGCTGGATGCCAACCTTATCCGGGTGACGCCCCGCGGCCGGCTGCTGTTGCGCAACGTGGCGATGTGTTTCGACGCCTATCTCGGAAAGGCGGCGGATACGCCGCGGTATTCGCGCACCATCTGA